In one window of Micromonospora cathayae DNA:
- a CDS encoding sensor histidine kinase: MVQRRNILAALLVLGVLWLPPILTAGGSGLAGVGIVLAGLTGVALVLQHRVPVAATAVVAGATLVGTVAGVCQDPMLATAWCLYPVALARGPYVRPLVITLVGVLAGLTAVTGVSSGLGTRVVVAAAALCLSWLVGTAVGRQVAAAREAERMRLQLDMARELHDVVGHALGVIAAESGVTRGLPGTSEAELREVLTDVESHAREALEEMQRFVRTLRGSSPGLSALPAIVATTRAAGVDVQSRFEPIGPVGAEVATAVVRIAQEALSNLVRHAPAARCTVEMREHAGMIALRVCNSGTPRRGSAGTGYGLTGMRERAEAVGGTVSWRDTVEGGFEVEALIPVRRS, from the coding sequence ATGGTGCAGCGCAGGAACATCCTCGCCGCGCTCCTGGTGCTCGGCGTCCTCTGGCTGCCGCCGATCCTCACAGCCGGCGGTTCCGGCCTGGCCGGTGTCGGGATCGTGCTGGCCGGACTGACCGGCGTGGCGCTCGTGCTGCAGCACCGGGTACCGGTTGCGGCGACAGCGGTGGTCGCGGGCGCGACGCTGGTGGGGACGGTCGCCGGGGTGTGCCAGGATCCGATGCTGGCAACGGCGTGGTGCCTGTATCCCGTGGCTCTTGCCCGCGGCCCGTACGTCCGGCCCTTGGTGATCACATTGGTCGGCGTGCTGGCCGGACTGACCGCGGTGACGGGCGTGTCATCCGGGCTTGGAACGCGGGTGGTCGTGGCCGCGGCCGCGTTGTGTCTGTCGTGGCTTGTCGGTACCGCCGTGGGCCGTCAGGTTGCGGCGGCACGGGAGGCGGAGCGGATGCGATTGCAGTTGGACATGGCCCGCGAGCTGCACGACGTCGTAGGGCACGCGCTCGGGGTGATCGCCGCCGAGTCGGGCGTGACCCGAGGGCTGCCGGGCACCTCCGAGGCCGAGCTACGCGAGGTTCTGACCGACGTCGAGTCGCACGCGCGGGAAGCCTTGGAGGAGATGCAGAGGTTCGTGCGCACCCTTCGCGGTTCCAGTCCCGGGCTGAGCGCGCTGCCCGCGATCGTCGCGACCACCCGCGCTGCCGGCGTCGACGTGCAGTCCCGCTTCGAGCCCATCGGCCCGGTAGGGGCTGAGGTCGCCACGGCGGTGGTACGCATCGCGCAGGAGGCGCTGAGCAACCTGGTACGGCACGCTCCGGCCGCGCGGTGCACGGTCGAGATGCGGGAGCACGCTGGGATGATCGCCTTGCGGGTGTGCAACAGCGGTACGCCCCGACGGGGCAGCGCCGGGACAGGCTACGGCCTGACCGGCATGCGTGAACGCGCCGAGGCCGTGGGCGGCACGGTGAGCTGGCGCGACACGGTGGAGGGTGGCTTCGAGGTCGAGGCCCTGATCCCAGTGCGAAGGAGCTGA
- a CDS encoding response regulator: MAISVLLADDDADFRGIYRKLFDRTEGFRTAGEAADGAEAARLCAALKPDVALLDVQMPGTDGLEAARRILPAGTTRVIMLTTFDLDEYVHEALSLGASGFLLKNASPPEVLNAVLTVHAGHAMLAPEVTTRLLHAFAPRRPQRRHEFAGHVLSEREVQVIRYVAQGYSNQRIADELFLSPETIRTYLRRTFAKLNVRDRTQLAVLAYEAGLLHEQR; the protein is encoded by the coding sequence ATGGCGATCTCCGTCCTGCTCGCCGACGACGACGCGGACTTCCGTGGCATCTACCGCAAGCTGTTCGACCGCACCGAGGGCTTTCGGACCGCAGGGGAGGCCGCCGACGGCGCGGAAGCCGCCCGCCTGTGCGCCGCGTTGAAACCGGACGTGGCACTGCTCGACGTGCAGATGCCCGGGACCGACGGGCTGGAGGCGGCGCGACGGATCCTGCCGGCCGGCACCACCCGGGTGATCATGTTGACCACCTTCGACCTCGACGAGTACGTGCACGAGGCGCTGAGCCTGGGGGCCTCGGGATTCCTGCTCAAGAATGCCTCGCCACCGGAGGTGCTGAACGCGGTGCTGACGGTGCACGCGGGCCATGCGATGCTTGCGCCCGAGGTCACGACGCGTCTGCTTCACGCCTTCGCGCCGCGCCGTCCGCAGCGTCGGCACGAGTTCGCCGGGCATGTGCTCTCCGAACGGGAGGTGCAGGTTATCCGGTACGTCGCCCAGGGCTACTCGAACCAGCGGATCGCCGACGAGCTGTTCCTCAGTCCGGAGACGATTCGCACGTACCTGCGCCGTACGTTCGCCAAGCTGAACGTGCGGGACCGCACCCAGTTGGCCGTGTTGGCCTACGAGGCGGGCCTCCTGCACGAGCAGCGTTGA
- a CDS encoding ABC transporter ATP-binding protein — translation MIEVAHLTKRYGAKVAVDDISFVVGPGRVTGFLGPNGAGKSTTLRILLGLDRADAGTALIGGKRYRDLRHPLRTVGALLDGAGPVPERRAVDHLTWIAQSNRIPRGRVREVLEVVGLGDVAKQQVKKYSLGMSRRLGLAAALLGDPEVLVLDEPVNGLDPDGIRWVRTFLRDYAARGRTVLLSSHLMTEMADTADEVVVINQGRIAADGPLGVITAGHASLEAAFFALTGEPPPSPGHSSAWPRSRDAQGSGR, via the coding sequence GTGATCGAGGTAGCTCATCTGACCAAGCGCTACGGGGCGAAGGTTGCCGTGGACGACATCAGCTTCGTCGTGGGACCGGGACGGGTGACCGGGTTCCTGGGGCCCAACGGCGCCGGCAAGTCGACCACCCTGCGAATCCTGCTGGGGTTGGATCGGGCCGACGCCGGCACCGCCCTGATCGGCGGTAAGCGATACCGGGACCTGCGTCACCCGCTGCGCACGGTGGGCGCGCTCTTGGACGGGGCCGGGCCGGTGCCGGAGCGGCGCGCGGTCGACCATCTCACCTGGATCGCCCAGTCGAACCGGATCCCGCGTGGGCGGGTACGCGAAGTACTTGAGGTCGTCGGGTTGGGCGATGTCGCCAAGCAGCAGGTCAAGAAGTACTCGCTGGGCATGAGCCGACGGCTCGGGCTGGCCGCGGCGTTGCTCGGGGATCCAGAGGTACTGGTGCTCGACGAGCCGGTCAACGGACTGGACCCGGACGGAATTCGCTGGGTGCGGACATTCCTGCGCGACTACGCCGCCCGAGGACGTACCGTCCTGCTGTCCAGTCACCTGATGACCGAGATGGCCGACACCGCCGACGAGGTGGTCGTGATCAACCAGGGGCGCATCGCCGCAGACGGCCCGCTCGGTGTGATCACCGCAGGGCACGCGTCGCTGGAAGCTGCCTTCTTCGCACTGACCGGTGAACCCCCGCCGTCACCGGGTCACTCTTCCGCTTGGCCGCGGAGCCGCGACGCGCAGGGCTCGGGACGATGA
- a CDS encoding DinB family protein produces MPSYPPTFADQVVAQPAQAQFEAFLDEHRNALNDCLNGLTEEQARRSLVASRTTLLGLVKHATFVEKVWFDEAVTCRPRTELGLPAASEDSFILDDDDTIASVQQAHRAACEASRQATSTLGLDDILHGNRRGPLPLRWVYLHVLRELAQHCGHADILREQLVNE; encoded by the coding sequence ATGCCTTCCTACCCGCCCACCTTCGCCGACCAGGTCGTCGCACAGCCCGCCCAGGCCCAGTTCGAGGCGTTCCTCGACGAACACCGCAACGCGCTCAACGACTGCCTGAACGGGCTGACCGAGGAACAGGCACGCCGATCGCTGGTGGCCTCCCGGACCACGCTGCTGGGTCTGGTGAAGCACGCGACCTTCGTCGAGAAGGTCTGGTTCGACGAAGCCGTCACCTGTCGGCCGCGTACCGAACTCGGCCTCCCCGCCGCGTCGGAGGATTCGTTCATCCTCGATGACGACGACACGATCGCCTCCGTCCAGCAGGCCCATCGAGCTGCCTGCGAAGCGTCACGCCAGGCGACCTCGACCCTGGGCCTGGACGACATCCTCCACGGGAACCGACGGGGCCCGCTCCCGCTGCGGTGGGTGTATCTCCACGTACTGCGCGAGCTCGCCCAGCACTGTGGGCACGCGGACATCCTCCGGGAGCAGCTCGTCAACGAGTAG
- a CDS encoding alpha/beta fold hydrolase: protein MFNGFRERTIDTGDASIVLRHGGDGPPVLLLHGHPRTSATWHRVAPLLVARGFSVVCPDLRGYGRSRGPDDPGPDHAAHSKRAMADDLVTVMGELGYNRFFLAGHDRGSYVALRLTLDHPDLVTGVALLDCIPISEHLSRITAEFATRWYHWFFFAQPDVPERVINADPARWYHGDPGTMGVENHQEWLTAIRKPEVVRAMLEDYRAGLTIDRRHEEEDRASGNRLRCPTLALWSLGDDLQDLYGDPLLIWRDWADDVRGHGIDSGHHMAEEAPEELATALADFYRTIPSR from the coding sequence ATGTTCAACGGGTTCCGCGAACGGACCATCGACACCGGTGACGCATCCATCGTCCTCCGGCACGGCGGCGACGGCCCGCCGGTGCTGCTCCTGCACGGGCACCCCAGGACGTCGGCGACCTGGCACCGGGTAGCTCCCCTCCTGGTCGCCCGGGGCTTCAGCGTCGTCTGCCCGGACCTACGCGGATACGGCCGATCGCGAGGGCCGGACGACCCCGGCCCGGACCATGCCGCGCACTCCAAGCGGGCCATGGCCGACGACCTGGTGACGGTGATGGGCGAACTGGGGTACAACCGGTTCTTCCTCGCCGGCCACGACCGGGGCAGCTACGTCGCCCTACGCCTCACCCTCGACCACCCCGACCTGGTGACCGGGGTGGCGCTGCTGGACTGCATACCGATCAGCGAGCACCTGTCCCGCATCACCGCCGAGTTCGCCACCCGCTGGTACCACTGGTTCTTCTTCGCCCAACCGGACGTTCCGGAACGGGTCATCAACGCCGACCCGGCACGGTGGTACCACGGTGACCCCGGGACCATGGGCGTCGAGAACCATCAGGAATGGCTCACGGCCATCAGAAAACCCGAGGTCGTCCGGGCCATGCTGGAGGACTACCGGGCCGGCCTGACCATCGACCGGCGGCACGAGGAGGAGGACCGGGCCAGCGGCAACCGGCTGCGCTGCCCCACCCTGGCACTCTGGTCGCTCGGCGACGACCTCCAGGACCTGTACGGCGACCCGCTCCTCATCTGGCGGGACTGGGCCGACGACGTACGCGGCCACGGCATCGACTCCGGCCACCACATGGCCGAGGAGGCACCCGAGGAGCTCGCTACCGCCCTGGCCGACTTCTACCGGACGATCCCGTCCCGCTAG
- a CDS encoding DUF1996 domain-containing protein: MRLTPWRGSADPTRRPHLRRLGALTLALATLLAVGSLAEQGTVDARAATADTRAAGAGGDHADHAYVLSPEQEAAARELRAAAPVRGSEFRADCTSKGRALDDPIVRWGQAGASHMHEFFGNRTTDAYSTLQSLDNGTTTCNPSADLSAYWVPTLYQNGVAKAPEHVTVYYQGLTDRLNVKPHPRGLKIVVGNALATSPDQNPAARWSCRGYPQSSPDFLSCPAGSKLETYLDFPTCWDGKNLDSPDHKSHMAFGIGGVGGYCPASHPVPVPRLELLITYPVTGGGLSLGGTRNGVNVTNAPGYTFHGDFFNAWNEAELKRRVDGCIVAGYICGNDGNPIQQ, translated from the coding sequence ATGCGGCTCACCCCGTGGCGCGGCAGCGCCGATCCCACCCGCCGTCCGCACCTGCGCCGGCTCGGCGCGCTGACCCTGGCCCTGGCCACCCTGCTCGCGGTCGGCTCCCTGGCCGAACAGGGCACCGTCGACGCCCGCGCGGCCACCGCCGACACCCGGGCCGCCGGCGCCGGCGGCGACCACGCCGATCACGCGTACGTGCTGAGCCCGGAACAGGAGGCCGCCGCCCGGGAACTCCGGGCCGCCGCACCGGTGCGCGGCTCGGAGTTCCGCGCCGACTGCACCAGCAAGGGACGCGCGCTCGACGACCCCATCGTCCGGTGGGGGCAGGCCGGCGCCTCGCACATGCACGAGTTCTTCGGCAACCGGACGACCGACGCCTACTCCACCCTGCAATCGCTGGACAACGGCACCACCACCTGCAACCCGAGTGCGGACCTCTCCGCGTACTGGGTGCCGACGCTGTACCAGAACGGCGTGGCGAAGGCGCCGGAACACGTCACGGTCTACTACCAGGGACTCACCGACCGGCTGAACGTCAAGCCCCACCCCCGGGGGCTGAAGATCGTGGTCGGCAACGCGCTCGCCACCAGCCCCGACCAGAACCCGGCCGCCCGCTGGTCCTGCCGGGGGTACCCGCAGTCCAGCCCGGACTTCCTGAGCTGCCCGGCCGGCTCGAAGCTGGAGACCTACCTCGACTTCCCGACCTGCTGGGACGGGAAGAACCTGGACAGCCCCGACCACAAGAGCCACATGGCGTTCGGCATCGGCGGCGTGGGCGGGTACTGCCCGGCCAGCCACCCGGTGCCGGTGCCCCGGCTGGAGTTGCTCATCACCTACCCGGTCACCGGTGGCGGGCTCAGCCTGGGCGGCACCCGGAACGGGGTCAACGTGACCAACGCGCCCGGCTACACCTTCCACGGCGACTTCTTCAACGCCTGGAACGAGGCGGAACTGAAGCGACGGGTGGACGGGTGCATCGTGGCCGGCTACATCTGCGGCAACGACGGGAACCCGATCCAGCAGTAA
- a CDS encoding carboxymuconolactone decarboxylase family protein, giving the protein MAHIDLGVDEKIFPGISGPMRYRPETAKPLNELAEVLLRAPHSLTAGERELIAAYVSGLNECRFCCSSHSAFAAAQLDEGMTLVDQVRADLDSAPVSEKLRALLRIAGAVQQSGRKVTTDMVEAARAEGATDLEIHDTVLIAAAFCMFNRYVDGLGTFAPDAPEAYAQVAERIITHGYGSSVTTGS; this is encoded by the coding sequence ATGGCACACATCGACCTCGGAGTCGACGAGAAGATCTTCCCCGGCATCTCGGGCCCGATGCGGTACCGCCCGGAGACGGCCAAGCCCCTCAACGAGCTGGCCGAGGTGCTGCTGCGGGCCCCGCACTCGCTCACCGCGGGCGAGCGGGAGCTGATCGCGGCATACGTCTCGGGGCTGAACGAGTGCCGGTTCTGCTGCTCCTCGCACTCCGCCTTCGCCGCCGCCCAACTCGACGAGGGGATGACCCTGGTCGACCAGGTCCGTGCCGACCTGGACAGCGCGCCGGTGTCGGAGAAGCTCCGGGCCCTGCTGCGGATCGCCGGGGCCGTCCAGCAGAGCGGCCGGAAGGTGACCACCGACATGGTGGAGGCGGCCCGCGCCGAGGGTGCGACCGACCTGGAGATCCACGACACGGTACTGATCGCTGCCGCGTTCTGCATGTTCAACCGGTACGTCGACGGCCTCGGCACGTTCGCCCCGGACGCCCCGGAGGCGTACGCGCAGGTAGCCGAGCGGATCATCACCCACGGCTACGGCAGCTCGGTGACGACCGGAAGCTGA
- a CDS encoding ClpP family protease has product MIGYGVHMLDSGQPSFGDQVFDRLLRERIVFLGTEVTDASANQICAQILLLAAEDSERDIFLYINSPGGSVSAGMAVYDTMRYVRNDVATLALGFAGSMGQFLLCAGAAGKRYALPHSRIMMHQPSGGMGGTAADITIQAENMLHVKRTMQELIARHSGHTVAEIERDSDRDRWFTAEQAREYGLIDRVLTHAAELPAP; this is encoded by the coding sequence ATGATCGGGTACGGGGTACACATGCTGGACAGCGGCCAACCGTCCTTCGGTGACCAGGTCTTCGACCGACTGCTGCGGGAACGGATCGTCTTCCTCGGCACCGAGGTCACCGACGCCTCCGCCAACCAGATCTGCGCGCAGATCCTGCTTCTCGCCGCCGAGGACAGCGAGCGGGACATCTTCCTCTACATCAACTCGCCGGGTGGTTCGGTGAGCGCGGGCATGGCCGTCTACGACACCATGCGGTACGTCCGGAACGACGTGGCGACGCTGGCCCTCGGCTTCGCGGGGTCGATGGGGCAGTTCCTGCTCTGTGCCGGGGCGGCGGGCAAGCGGTACGCGCTCCCGCACTCGCGGATCATGATGCACCAGCCGTCGGGCGGGATGGGCGGCACCGCCGCCGACATCACCATCCAGGCGGAGAACATGTTGCACGTCAAACGCACCATGCAGGAGTTGATCGCCCGGCACAGCGGGCACACCGTGGCGGAGATCGAGCGTGACTCCGACCGCGACCGCTGGTTCACGGCCGAGCAGGCCCGGGAGTACGGGCTGATCGACCGGGTGTTGACGCACGCCGCCGAGCTGCCGGCCCCGTGA
- a CDS encoding helix-turn-helix domain-containing protein: MSLLRRVIGGVLRRLRIRQGRTLREVAAAAGVSVPYLSEVERGRKEASSEVLAAICRALGIRLSDLLEEARDDLRRLEPRTPVPQPRVAAGRRALPSGPRPMVSGARPTPAAVRPAPARGTSPTNRIPTAHLAVRRPYPGAANRSVRGGRTLRPGWHDPIDRAVRPTLTHRALRRGLTGRAGRCHGQRSVDRHQVMLTADRSGRLDGEHRVGFVLGGGHHVGLALGGGHRVGLAVGGALSTVR; the protein is encoded by the coding sequence ATGTCGTTGCTGCGACGAGTGATCGGCGGGGTGCTGCGCCGGCTGCGGATCCGTCAGGGTCGTACGCTGCGCGAGGTCGCCGCCGCGGCCGGGGTTTCCGTGCCCTACCTGTCCGAGGTCGAGCGGGGCCGCAAGGAGGCGTCCTCGGAGGTGCTGGCGGCGATCTGCCGGGCACTCGGCATCCGCCTGTCCGACCTGCTCGAAGAGGCCCGCGACGACCTGCGCCGGCTGGAGCCCCGTACCCCGGTCCCGCAGCCCCGGGTCGCGGCCGGTCGGCGGGCCCTGCCCAGCGGCCCCCGCCCGATGGTCTCCGGGGCCCGGCCCACACCGGCCGCCGTCCGGCCCGCGCCGGCCAGGGGCACCTCCCCGACCAACCGGATCCCGACCGCCCACCTGGCCGTCCGCCGTCCGTACCCGGGCGCGGCCAACCGGTCCGTCCGGGGTGGCCGGACCCTCCGGCCCGGCTGGCACGACCCCATCGACCGGGCGGTGCGGCCCACCCTGACCCACCGGGCGCTGCGGCGCGGCCTGACCGGCCGGGCGGGGCGCTGCCACGGGCAGCGGTCCGTCGACCGTCACCAGGTCATGCTCACCGCCGACCGGAGCGGCCGGCTCGACGGCGAGCACCGCGTCGGGTTCGTCCTCGGTGGCGGCCACCACGTCGGGCTGGCCCTCGGTGGGGGTCACCGGGTCGGGCTCGCCGTCGGCGGTGCCCTGTCCACCGTCCGGTGA
- a CDS encoding potassium channel family protein, which produces MIHFPAQRRGPLSALSLRLAAAVALVCSVVGVVYLDRAGYRDVNEDGLTLLDCFYYAVVSLSTTGYGDITPASESARLINVIFITPARVLFLIILVGTTLEVLTEQYRTGRRLNRWGRTVKDHVIICGYGTKGRSAISALLENGLDKSRIVVVERSGAAIRQATSAGLVAIEGSATRSAVLNEAHVRSAKAVIIATDSDDASVLVALTVRQLTAGQVRIIAAVREAENAPLLKQSGAHHVIVSSATAGRLLGLSTSAPPLIDVVEDLLTPGQGMALAMRSAERAEVGRSPRELDALVIALVRRGKVVTLTDQAGAVIETGDMLVYVRDDRPQAAAVP; this is translated from the coding sequence GTGATCCATTTTCCCGCGCAGCGGCGGGGCCCGCTCAGCGCGCTGAGCCTGCGGCTGGCCGCCGCGGTCGCCCTGGTCTGTTCCGTGGTCGGCGTGGTCTACCTGGACCGTGCGGGCTACCGGGACGTCAACGAGGACGGGCTGACCCTGCTCGACTGTTTCTACTACGCGGTGGTGTCGCTCTCCACCACCGGGTACGGCGACATCACGCCCGCCTCCGAGTCGGCTCGACTGATCAACGTCATCTTCATCACGCCGGCCCGGGTGCTCTTCCTGATCATCCTGGTCGGTACCACCCTGGAAGTGCTGACCGAGCAGTACCGGACCGGCCGTCGGCTGAACCGGTGGGGGAGAACCGTGAAGGACCACGTCATCATCTGCGGCTACGGCACCAAGGGCCGCAGCGCGATCTCCGCCCTGCTGGAGAACGGCCTGGACAAGTCCAGGATCGTCGTGGTGGAGCGCAGCGGCGCGGCGATCCGGCAGGCCACCTCGGCCGGGCTGGTCGCGATCGAGGGGTCGGCGACCCGCTCGGCGGTGCTCAACGAGGCACACGTCCGGTCCGCCAAGGCGGTGATCATCGCGACCGACAGCGACGACGCGTCGGTGCTGGTGGCGCTGACCGTCCGGCAGCTCACCGCCGGGCAGGTCCGGATCATCGCGGCGGTCCGGGAGGCCGAGAACGCGCCACTGCTGAAGCAGAGCGGCGCGCACCACGTGATCGTCTCCTCGGCCACCGCCGGCCGGCTGCTCGGTCTCTCCACCTCCGCCCCGCCGCTGATCGACGTGGTGGAGGACCTGCTCACCCCGGGGCAGGGGATGGCGTTGGCGATGCGCTCGGCGGAACGCGCCGAGGTGGGCCGGTCCCCCCGGGAGTTGGACGCGCTGGTCATCGCACTGGTCCGGCGGGGCAAGGTGGTCACCCTCACCGACCAGGCCGGCGCGGTGATCGAGACCGGCGACATGCTGGTGTACGTCCGGGACGACCGGCCGCAGGCCGCAGCCGTCCCCTGA
- a CDS encoding 2-oxoacid:ferredoxin oxidoreductase subunit beta yields the protein MSEPVALKLTTRDFKSDQEVRWCPGCGDYAILAAVQQFMPELNIPRENIVFVSGIGCSSRFPYYMNTYGLHSIHGRAPAIATGLSVSRPDLSVWVVTGDGDALSIGGNHLIHALRRNVNLKILLFNNKIYGLTKGQYSPTSEVGKITKSTPAGSADAPFNPLSLALGAEATFVGRTIDSDRKHLQSVLRAAAEHEGSAFVEIYQNCNIFNDGAFDQLKEADTRDDFLIRLEHGQPITFGRDGQFCVVHPPGGFGLEVRETAGTPAGDIVVHDATVTDPAYAFALSRLPGLDLRNTPIGVFRSVTRPTYDSVVQQQVAEAKAAVTETPEEQLASLLGSGDTWTIN from the coding sequence ATGTCTGAGCCCGTCGCCCTCAAGCTCACCACCCGGGACTTCAAGTCCGACCAGGAGGTGCGCTGGTGCCCCGGCTGCGGTGACTACGCCATCCTGGCCGCCGTGCAGCAGTTCATGCCGGAGCTGAACATCCCCCGGGAGAACATCGTCTTCGTCTCCGGGATCGGCTGCTCCTCGCGGTTCCCTTACTACATGAACACGTACGGTCTGCACTCGATCCACGGGCGGGCCCCGGCGATCGCCACCGGCCTGTCGGTGAGCCGGCCGGACCTGTCGGTGTGGGTGGTCACCGGTGACGGTGACGCCCTCTCCATCGGCGGCAACCACCTGATCCACGCGCTGCGTCGCAACGTCAACCTGAAGATCCTGCTGTTCAACAACAAGATCTACGGGCTGACCAAGGGCCAGTACTCGCCCACCTCCGAGGTCGGCAAGATCACCAAGTCGACGCCGGCCGGTTCGGCGGACGCGCCGTTCAACCCGCTCTCGCTGGCGCTGGGCGCGGAGGCGACCTTCGTCGGCCGCACCATCGACTCCGACCGCAAGCACCTCCAGTCGGTGCTGCGGGCCGCCGCCGAGCACGAGGGTTCGGCGTTCGTGGAGATCTACCAGAACTGCAACATCTTCAACGACGGCGCGTTCGACCAGCTCAAGGAAGCCGACACCCGGGACGACTTCCTGATCCGGCTGGAGCACGGGCAGCCGATCACGTTCGGCCGGGACGGCCAGTTCTGCGTGGTGCACCCGCCGGGCGGCTTCGGCCTGGAGGTCCGGGAGACGGCCGGCACCCCGGCCGGGGACATCGTGGTGCACGACGCCACGGTCACCGACCCGGCGTACGCGTTCGCGCTGAGCCGGCTGCCCGGGCTGGACCTGCGGAACACCCCGATCGGCGTGTTCCGCTCGGTCACCCGCCCCACCTACGACAGCGTGGTGCAGCAGCAGGTCGCCGAGGCGAAGGCGGCGGTCACCGAGACGCCCGAGGAGCAGCTCGCCAGCCTGCTGGGCAGCGGCGACACCTGGACGATCAACTAG